One region of Clostridiales bacterium genomic DNA includes:
- the dcm gene encoding DNA (cytosine-5-)-methyltransferase, translating into MHTIKFIDLFAGIGGIRKGFELACAEKGYKSECVFTSEIKPYAVDVLAQNHPSETITGDITKVGAKDIPAFDFLLAGFPCQAFSAAGKRLGFQDTRGTLFFDVERILAEKSPYGFVLENVEGLVNHDRENPHDKIGKTLKTILEHLDALGYHVSWKVLNAKEFGVPQDRKRIYIVGTKKSAPALSKFKPVHSTLSDVLENGLPTSESKFVKLLLSHYTVNELYGKAIKDKRGGENNIHSWDIDYKGVTTQQEKDLLNRMLKERRKKKWAEEFGIDWMDGMPLTIDQIRTFYDVPELEEMLEHLVKLKYIRKEHPKKKVGNRREQDTSLPLGYNIVAGKMSFEVSKVLDPHGIAPTLVAMDMQHLFVPDGDGIRQLTLREGLRLFGYPDDYKFDTTIENGYDLLGNTVVVPVIKAVAGRVLDIYEEDYGK; encoded by the coding sequence ATGCATACGATTAAATTCATTGACCTTTTTGCTGGCATTGGCGGTATCAGAAAGGGTTTTGAACTCGCCTGTGCAGAAAAAGGGTACAAATCGGAATGTGTATTCACTTCCGAGATAAAACCGTATGCTGTAGATGTTCTGGCGCAAAACCATCCATCTGAAACCATTACCGGAGATATCACAAAGGTGGGTGCAAAAGATATTCCCGCTTTCGATTTCCTTCTCGCCGGCTTTCCTTGTCAGGCATTCTCCGCCGCCGGGAAAAGGCTTGGATTTCAAGATACCAGAGGGACGCTCTTCTTTGATGTTGAGCGAATTCTGGCAGAAAAAAGCCCATACGGTTTTGTTTTAGAAAATGTAGAAGGGCTTGTAAATCACGATCGAGAGAACCCCCACGACAAGATAGGTAAAACGCTGAAAACGATTCTTGAGCATCTGGACGCACTAGGCTATCACGTTTCGTGGAAAGTCCTCAATGCAAAAGAATTTGGTGTTCCGCAAGACCGCAAGAGAATTTACATCGTAGGAACAAAAAAGTCCGCTCCTGCATTGAGTAAATTCAAGCCGGTACATTCCACACTGTCCGATGTTCTTGAAAACGGTTTGCCCACATCCGAGAGCAAATTTGTCAAACTGCTGCTATCTCATTACACCGTGAATGAACTGTACGGCAAGGCAATCAAGGATAAAAGAGGCGGAGAAAACAATATTCATAGCTGGGATATTGATTATAAAGGAGTTACCACTCAGCAAGAAAAAGACCTTCTTAACCGCATGCTGAAGGAACGGAGAAAGAAAAAGTGGGCGGAAGAATTCGGCATCGACTGGATGGACGGTATGCCGTTGACAATCGATCAAATTAGAACGTTTTATGATGTTCCGGAACTTGAAGAAATGCTTGAACACCTTGTAAAACTAAAATATATTCGTAAAGAGCATCCAAAAAAGAAGGTGGGCAACAGACGAGAGCAGGACACTTCTTTGCCCCTTGGCTATAACATTGTCGCTGGAAAAATGTCCTTTGAAGTTTCAAAAGTGCTTGACCCGCACGGCATTGCACCGACACTTGTTGCAATGGATATGCAGCACTTGTTTGTACCTGACGGAGACGGAATTAGACAGTTGACGCTCCGAGAGGGGTTGAGACTGTTTGGCTATCCGGATGATTATAAATTCGATACAACCATCGAAAATGGTTATGATCTTTTGGGAAATACTGTTGTTGTTCCAGTTATTAAGGCAGTTGCAGGTCGCGTTCTTGATATATACGAGGAGGACTACGGGAAATGA
- a CDS encoding NADH peroxidase translates to MKKWVCSVCGYVYEGEQPPVECPVCHVDGSKFIEQKAEKSWAAEHVVGVGKAFGADVPADVQKEIIDGLRANFEGECSEVGMYLAMARVAHREGYPEIGLYWEKAAHEEAEHAAKFAELLGEVITDSTKKNLEMRVDAENGATDGKFQLAKLAKQYNLDAIHDTVHEMARDEARHGKAFEGLLKRYFGE, encoded by the coding sequence ATGAAAAAATGGGTTTGCAGTGTCTGTGGTTACGTTTACGAAGGCGAGCAGCCGCCGGTCGAGTGCCCGGTGTGCCATGTTGACGGCTCCAAGTTCATCGAGCAGAAGGCTGAGAAGTCCTGGGCTGCCGAGCACGTCGTCGGCGTGGGCAAGGCGTTCGGCGCGGACGTTCCGGCCGACGTGCAGAAGGAGATCATCGACGGCCTGAGAGCCAACTTCGAGGGCGAGTGCTCCGAGGTCGGTATGTATCTGGCCATGGCGCGCGTGGCGCACCGCGAGGGCTACCCGGAGATCGGCCTGTACTGGGAGAAGGCCGCCCACGAGGAAGCCGAGCACGCCGCGAAGTTCGCCGAGCTCCTCGGCGAGGTCATCACCGACAGCACGAAGAAGAACCTCGAGATGCGCGTCGACGCCGAGAACGGCGCGACCGACGGCAAGTTCCAGCTCGCGAAGCTGGCCAAGCAGTACAATCTCGACGCGATCCATGACACCGTGCACGAGATGGCCCGCGACGAAGCCCGCCACGGCAAGGCCTTCGAGGGTCTGCTCAAGCGCTACTTCGGCGAGTAA
- a CDS encoding transcriptional repressor: MPTRKNSKKRQVILEALAATTAHPTAQELYQQLKPDYPDLSLGTVYRNLSLFAEEGDAMSVGVFRGQERFDARTNPHAHLHCVQCGRVIDVPLPGEPEAQLCALAQGVTDAQVLGCSITFTGLCKTCQQADKGSASE, encoded by the coding sequence ATGCCCACACGCAAAAACAGCAAAAAGCGGCAGGTCATCCTCGAAGCCCTCGCAGCGACGACCGCCCACCCCACCGCGCAGGAGCTCTACCAGCAGCTCAAGCCGGACTATCCCGACCTGAGCCTCGGCACGGTGTACCGGAACCTGAGCCTCTTCGCCGAAGAGGGCGACGCGATGAGCGTCGGCGTGTTCCGCGGGCAGGAGCGGTTCGACGCCCGCACGAACCCCCACGCGCACCTGCACTGTGTGCAGTGCGGCCGGGTCATCGACGTGCCGCTGCCCGGCGAGCCGGAGGCGCAGCTGTGTGCCCTCGCCCAGGGCGTGACGGACGCGCAGGTGCTCGGGTGCAGCATCACGTTCACGGGGCTGTGCAAAACTTGTCAGCAAGCGGACAAGGGATCCGCTTCCGAATAA